From Quercus lobata isolate SW786 chromosome 11, ValleyOak3.0 Primary Assembly, whole genome shotgun sequence:
TTTGATGTCAAATACTTTGCAAAAAGTAAGTTAGCTGCTTTTGCTACTGCTTCTTTTCCATCAGAGAATGACACAAATTCTAGCATCATATGTTTTTGGTCAAGTAGCTTATCATTTTCATCAGCTTCCTGCGcacaataaatgttaaatttggTAAGTAAGAACTCTGGTGGCCTTTTGGACATACCAATGGTAATGCCAATTGTAGTTGatcttttttctatttggtaAGTTGCATACATGTATTGTAGGACttaaacccacaacctcacccttcaACTTGCTCTTACAAGGGAAGGAGGTGCTGTTTGAGCTAGAACCCATTGGCCTAAATTTCAATTGTAGATTATCCAAATAAAGTTGAGCATCTTATATTAGTTAGCCACAAAAAAagggtaatttttttataaacatattCAAAGGAACAGacaaaagtctttttttttttttatataagtaaataacttCATTGagatataaaagaagaaaaaaaatgaaaatcaaggCACACAGGCAGTGTGCTAAGGAAGCAGCAGAAAATCTAAAGTACCTAGCAGtgaaagtacaaaaatcaaGGAAATCATGCAAAGAATCAAAAGTATAAACACCCAAAGTATGTTTGCCCACTCAAACAGTGtctgaaagaaagaaagaaagcttcAAATCAAATAGACCAAAGCCATTAATAGTTTAACAAATACAGATAGAAGCACCAAATCTGTGTACACCCACCCACCCATGCACACCAAGATTTTTGCATATAAAGACTAATATTAAGTTCATCCTAACAACACTATTTGTTTTACCCACATTAATTCTGTAATATAAAGTTTTATATGACAAGAAAACCCAATTTCCTGATACAGTATAAAGATTGGTTTCAAATACACTCATAGTCATGTACTGATAATGATAACATATTAGCTGAATGCCTCTCCTCTCCATTTGTAAGTTACCTTTATCAATAAATGGTCATAAACGTGGGATATGAGTGTAACTTTACTGtaaaaaaagaacataataCCTGAAATACTGTTGCATTGCTCATTTTTTCCAATATGGCTTCTTTTGATCTCTTTAATACTCCTATGACATCAAAATGTTCAAAACACATCATTTAGATAACAAGAATTACACACACGTTGACATTATTAGAGAGCAATTAtagaagaacttccaccactgTTGAACCCACACATCCTCACCTTCCATATCATAGAGGCACACATGCTTCACACCAATAGCTTCCAGCCACTGTAGAAGTTCACTGACCTTCGAAGTTTGGTAAGCTTCTTCACTTCCTACCACAATGGCCAGGTACCGAAGCTTGCCTAAGTTAAGGGCTTTGTAGCTCTTCATTAGCCCACTAGAGATGAAATAACTTTCAACCGCGTGAGCTATTTCCAGCAGAAAGTACCATGTGCTGACACTAAGATGCAGAATAAACCACACAAGTTGAAGCCCAAAATTGCCAATCTGCACCAACCTTAAAAACCAGAATGAACATTGTATTTAAGTTTAAAGGAGCACACATGACATGATAATGGATGCTAATCAGCAATGTTTATCCATAAACGCTATAACAATCAATAAACTCTTAACAAGCACATACGGTCACCCTTTCAGATTCTCAAAaccttataaaatatttctcaATCAAACTAAAAGAGCTTGCTTTGATGGAGCAAAATACGAGCTTATCTGCTACCATAATATCATGATGAAGGAATACTGCTATATAACAGACTACATATTATTAACACAACCTACAACTTAAAGACAGTCAGATGGCTGCTATATATACCCTTCCCAATCAACCATTTCTCAGACTACGCCCTTGCTGAATGTTCTCTCGAATGTGTTGTTTGATTTTACTATGTTTTCATAGTAGATGCAAGCAATTCCACTTTGCATCATAGTTCGGATTTGTAATGAcctaaggaaaagcgctagccacatctgcgccatatctcaaaaggactagtcacaattgaggtttcttgtagttgttaaaaaagcccagatctacccagtaaatacccaatgtgggactcatcacatacccacacacatcatacaatcaatcaaaattggggcatcacaatctctcCCACTTAAGTCTTTAAcatcctcgttagggcccactttgtggggtagtgtctccgAGCCCACACAAAGTTACCGGGCCGGCTCTGATGCCATAAATAACGACCTAagaaaaagcgctagccacatcagcgctatacctcaaaaggactagtcacaattgaggcttcttgtaattgttaataagcccagatctacccagtaaatactcgatatgggactcatcacacacccacacacatccacacacatcacacaatcaatcaaattggagTATCACAGGATtaatctcattttcttttctatgctGAAAGAAATGAAACTATTACAAAAATAGGTGTACAAATGTCTTGAATACTATAGGAATAAActtcttcatatttttattcatcACTTTCAATAATGATCCCCTATTATACGCAATAATTTGTTGCTGTCTATCCATGAATCAGTTCTAAAGACTGCTACAAACTTACAcagaaacataaaaataaattcactTGCAATAGAGGTCCACACTCCATGCTGTCAGTTTTCCAGCTAACTAACATCcataaacaagcctaaaatcCAACATGAAAAACATCTTATATACGTTAAAGGCTGCCACACACGCAAACTCAACAAAATGGTAAAGATACATTTCTTTTTGGACTCAGTATGAATTCCAGCAATTGGACTGCAAGCACGCATTAATATGATAGCAAAACtttaactcaattaaaaaataattaaaaaaaattacccaacaAACAAATAACATTAAACAAGAAACTAACGCTCTTAGCCTATTACCTGAGCAATCAAACGGTTAGCCTTCTGCATTTCTTCTCTGATATTCATTTGTCTGAAACCTctataagaaaatcaaaataaaccATCAAACTCAAATTCCCAGATAGTAAAGGAACAAACTTGCCAAAAGAAATCATAAGCAAAAAGATAATTCACGAAGGATTTAAAGAAAACTATCtccaccaaaaaatatatataatttattgattaaataaaacaaaaatataaagagaaaatttCTCAAATGTGCCCATGAAGATAACAAGCAAATTCTATATACAAAACAATCAGAAAGACTGAAACACAAAATACCCAATAAAACAAATGCactaaaattgaaaaggaacaagaaaaattatggaaaaattgAGTACCTTTGTGAAACCTCTCACTCAGTTTGGTGAGGCAGACAGAGTTACTACGATAttcaatgtttttcttttcttttttgttttgactGTATCACCGAATCTAAATCCTACAAATTTGCTCATACACAAGAgtctcttgtgtgtgtgtatatagatatatacacacacacaaatattaTATTTGAGGACAAAGAGAAACTCCCTAGTCCCTATAGACGGGGGCTCAAGCTCAGAGGGAGTGTGTAAACTTAGAAGTCTCAGTTCAGTTCCAGACTTCTAGTTCAGTACCTAGTGCTAGTTGTAAGGTTGTTCctctgacacgaccacgtgtaaaGCATTTAGCTGTGGTTCATAATTCACTCTGGGACCATATTTTGGCTCAGCAAGTCTTTTTAggcacaatttttttctcaaaaaagaaaaaaatagatacataaaccaacccaaaaaaaaaatctagtaccacaaataaataaatgcacaACTGAGGACACTCGTAGAAATTATCGATAGGAAAAGAAGCAGAAGCAATCCCAACAGAGAATGGGTTGAAAGGAGACAACCTCAAACgcgggggagagagagagaaaaaaaaaaaaaaaaaaaagatttttgctTGGGTTTACTCAGACTTACCAAAACAGTGGGCGGGctgaaattttttaagggtaaagtagtatttttgttatttgatgAGGTGCCAATGATTTAAGCCATTAGATTAAATCTATGGCTGAGAAGTATTGCACTGACGACCTCTCTCAGGTTCCACTCATCGTCtagttcttctcaaaaaaaaaaaaaaacctcatgcTTTAgttctttgttttctctcaGCAGCACTGAAATTTCTAGGAAGTGGAAGTACtcagaaaaatataataaaacagAGCAGTGGAAATTTCTTGTAATATTTCCTAAAAGGAGCACTGAAATTTCATCACTTTCAAAATTCTAGGTCCTCTCCAAATTCTCTCCTTAagtcttctctcttttcatttgcaAATTTCAGATTGGATTCGACGCATTTTCAAAATTACGCAAGTCTGGTTGGGGATCAAGTTATTTTTTCTTccctaatttattttctttttaatcgtTTTTcagttctaaatttctaatttttttaaaaaaaattgcatgcaGATCTATTTTTCTAATGGCTTTAGTGGACATTGAAACGGACTCGTCATCCTTCCCAAGTTCTTCTTCTGCTGCTGCCCGACGGAAGTATGATGTCTTTCTCAGTTTCAGAGGCGAGGACACCCGCTACAAGTTTATGGGTCATCTATACGAAGCTTTGATCCAGAAAGGCATTTTCACCTTTAAGGACGATGAAAACCTCGAGAGAGGAAAACCCATTTCACCAGACCTGTTCAAAGCAATAGAAGAGTCGAGATTTGCTGTAGTCCTTCTCTCAGAAAACTATGCATCGTCAACTTGGTGCTTAGATGAACTTGCAAAGATCATTTGCTGCAAAAATGAGACGGGAATGACAGTTCTGCCTGTTTTTCACTACGTGGAGCCATCTGATGTGCGGAAACAAATGGGAACTTTTGCACTAGCATTTGCTaaacatgaagaaaaggagaacAAAGAGAGGGTGGAGAAATGGAGAGATGCTTTGACACAAGTGGGAAGCCTTCGCGGATGGCATTTAAAGGATTATTGGTAATTTAACTTgacttatttatttcttttaaatattcaGATGACCCACTTCATAAATGTAACTTTGTTTGGAACCTTAAGCAAATCTACATACATGTTTATTctacttcttttaattttttttcctcagcgaatcaatttatatatttttgtttcagtCAACAGAATTAAACTTTAAATATGTATCGTATTCTttgtgtgacctattggtggCTCAAACTCAATGCATTTTGTACTTTGTTCATTGCAGGTCTGAGATAGAAAACATCAAAGACATTGTGGGATGGATATCGCTTCACTTGAAATATGATGCATTACCATACATTGCCAAGGACCTAGTAGGAATAAACTCTCGAATGGAGGAATTGGAGGCGCGTTTAGCTTTAGGGTCAAACGATGTTCGCTTTATAGGGATTTGGGGGATGGGGGGAATGGGCAAGACAACTCTTGCTAGAGTTGTTTATTATATGGTTTCGATTAAATTTGAAGCTTGTAGTTTTATTGAGGATGTTAGGGAAAAATCTGAAAGAGATGGTTTAGTTGGACTACAACAGAAACTTATTTCTgatattttgaaggaaaaagatttgaaaattaGCGATAAGTATGATGGAGTTATCAATATCAAGAATAGGTTATGTTGTAAAAGGATTCTTCTTGTCCTTGATGATGTAGATAAATTGGACCAATTGAAATTCCTAGTTGGGGAGCATGATTGGTTTGGTCCGGGCAGTAGAATTatcataacaacaagggatgaGCATGTGTTGAAAACACATGAAGTAAATGAAATATATGAAGTTGATGGATTGAATGGTGAACATGCTCTTCAACTATTTTCATCAAAAGCCTTTAAAGGCAAACATGTCCAAGATGATTATTTAGAGCTGTCTAaccattttttgaaatatgctAGAGGCCTTCCATTAGCTCTTGAGGTTTTAGGTTCATTTTTGATTGGAAAAAGTATTGCTGAATGGAAAAGTGCATTAGAGAGGCTCAAACAATTTCCTGAGAGAATCATTTTCCAAGTacttaaaataagttttgatggaCTCCATGACACAGAGAAGGAAATATTCCTACATATTGCATGCTTCTTTAACCATAGGAGGAAAGATAGTGTAGTAGAAGTATTGGATAGTCTTGGCCTTTACGCTGTTATTGGATTGAAGGAACTCATTAATAAATCTCTCTTGAAAATTGATAGTGCAAATGATTTGTGGATGCATGATTTACTTGAAGAAATGGGTAAGAACATAGTTTTTCAAGAGTGCCCTAATGATTGTGGGAGGCGTAGTAGACTGTGGAATAATGAGGATATTGAAAACGTGCTGAAAAAAAATCAGGTAAGAATTTATTTAGAGAATTTGAGCTCATTCCTTACCTTCTTGCTCaacaaatttgatatttaaatatttatgctAATAAGATATTTCACAATTCACCAATTCCTTCTTGATTATTAGGGAATAGAAGCAGTTCAAGCAATGTATATTTTCtgtaattataatataaaaaaaaaagggcgtGTTGGAACCCTAAGGCCTTTTTGAATATGTACAATCATAAATTTCTTAGAATTGACTGTATTTTCCATGGCCCTCAACATCTTCTGAATTCTTTAAGAATTCTTGATTGGATGTATTATTCTTCAAAATCATTGCCATCAACTTTCTTGCTAGATGAGCTTGTTCTACTTTGTTTGCAACAAAGCAACATTGAACAACTTTGGATAGGAAGAAAGGAAATTTTGTTATTAAGTATCCTCACAACTTTGCattgaaatttcaataaattgGACACTAGGAAGCACATTGACTTGacttcttttttaacttttttctttcttttaacaGAATTTTGACAAGTTGAAATTCATCAACATGACAGGATCGAGCCTAATTTTGAATTCATTCCCTACCTTCATGttcaataaatttgaaatttgaatggttatgctaataatattttttttttttgctaattttcaattccttcttGAATATTATTAGGGAACAGAAGCAGTTCAAGCTATGAGTATGGGTAGTATATTTCTTGAAGAGCAAGGGGGAACTTGGAACCCTGATGCCTTTTTGAAGATGTACAATCTTAGATTTCTTGAAGTTTACCAAACTGTCTATGTCCCTACACATCTTCCTGGTGATTTAAGAATTCTTGATTGGGTTGGATATCCTTCAAAATCTTTGCCATCAAGTTTCCAGTCAGACAAGCTTGTTCGACTTTGTTTGCAAGAGAGCCATATAGAAAAACTTTGGATAGGAATAAAGGTAAGCGTGTTATTAAATATCTTAAAACAACTTTGGATAGGAAGAAAGGTAATTGTGTTATTAAGTATCCTCGTAACTttgcatttaaatttaaataaattggaCACTAGGAAGCTCATCAACTTGacttcttttttaactttttttttccttcttttaacAGAATTTTGATAAGTTGAAGTTTATCGACTTGTCCTTCTCCTTGAACTTGATTATATCCCCAGAATTGACCGGAGTCCCAAATCTTGAGATATTAAATCTTCACAATTGTCAAAGTTTACGTGAGCTTCACCCATCCGTTGCATTTCTTAAAAAGCTTGTTGTTCTTGATCTAGCTCGTTGCACAAATCTAAGTTGTCTTccaagaaattttgaaatggattCCCTCATTACtcttgatctttattattgctCAATGCTCAAGAAAATTCCAGAATCTGTGGGAAACATGGAATGCTTACAAAGTCTTAATTTGAATTGCACTCCTATTATGGAACTACCTTCATCAGTTGGAAGCTTGATTGGTCTGACTTCGTTGGATTTAAATGGTTGCAAAAATCTTGTGTGTCTTCCTAGCACCATTTGTAGTTTGAATTCACTTGAATGTCTTGATCTTCATGGGTGCTCAAATATTGACAACTTGCCAGAGAACTTAGGGAATCTCAAAGGTTTGAAATTTCTTCATTTGAGTGGAACAGCTATAGAAGGGTTGCCATCTTCAATTGAACGTTTGACTAGCCTTACTTCATTGACTCTCAAAGATTGTAAGAATCTTGTGTGTCTTTCTAGCACCATTTGTAGTTTGAATTCACTTGAATGTCTTCATCTTTGTGGGTGCTCAAATATTGACAACTTGCCGGAGAACTTAGGGAATCTCGAAGGtttaaaatttcttgatttgAGTGGAACATCTATAAAAGAGCTGCCTTCATCATTTAAACGCTTGACGAGTCTGACTTCATTGACTCTTCTTAATTGCAAAAAACTTGTGTGTCTTCCTAACATCTTTTGTGGTTTTGAGTTATATGGTTCCCTAAATCTTTCAACATGCTCAGGATTTAAAAACTTTCCAGAGAACCTATGGATGATTGAAGATCTAAAGAATCTTGATTTGAGTGGAACAGCTATAGAAGGGTTGCCTTCTTCAATTGAATGTTTGACTAGCCTTACTTCATTGACTCTCAAAAATTGTAAGAATCTTGTGTGTCTTCCTAGTACCATTTGTAGTTTGAATTCACTTGAATATATTGATCTTTGTGGGTGCTCAAATATTGACAACTTGCCGGAGAACTTAGGGAATCTCGAAGGtttaaaatttcttgatttgAGTGGAACATCTATAAAAGAGCTGCCTTCATCAATTGAACGCTTGACGAGTCTGACTTCATTGACTCTTCTTAATTGCAAAAAACTTGTTTGTCTTCCTAACACCACTTGTGGTTTTAAGTTATATGGTGCTCTAAATCTTTCAACGTGCTCAGGATTTAAAAACTTGCCAGAGAACCTATGGATGATTGAAGATCTAGAGAAGCTTAATTTGAGTGGAACAGCTATAGAAGGGTTGCCTTCTTCAATTGAACGTTTGACTAGCCTTACTATATTGACTTTAAGATATTGCACAAATCTTGTGCACCTTCTTAGCACCATTTGTAGTTTGAAGTTGCTTAATTCCCTTGATCTTTATGGATGTTTAAAATTTGTCAACTTTCCAAAGAACATAGGAAATATGAAAGGTTTGGAGGTGCTTAATTTGTGTTGGACAGCCATAAAAGAGGTCCCTTCTTCCATTGTTCTCcttaaaaatctcaaacacCTACATATTCGTGGATGGACATTATCTGAATTTTATTCTCAGCCAGCAAGTAGTCTTGAGTCGATGGGCCCATTATGGACTTCATTATTTTCCCTGCCAACAAGTCCTGATACAGAAAGAATATTATTGccttcatttttatattattccCTACCAACAAGCTCCAATTCAGTGGGCTTATTATTGCCTTCCTTATCAGGTCTGCGTTCTTTAACATATTTGCGTATTAGTGACTGCGATCTTTGGTCAATACCCAATGACATTGGCTGCTTGTTCTCTTTAGAAATCTTAAATCTAAgtggaaataattttgtttccCTTCCTGAAAGCATGTCCCAACTCTATAATCTTCAAAGACTCTATTTGGAGGGTTGCAAGAGACTTCAATCTTTGGAAAATGTTCCATCAACTATTAATTTTGTAATTGCAAACGATTGTATCTCACTGGAGAGATTGCCTGAACTGCAATTTTATCCTTTTAGGTCAGATCACTCTCATTTGAATTTCCAATGTCTCAACTGCTTCAAATTGGTTGACTATATTCAAAGCGGTGGTAACATGTTtaaggtctctctctctctctctctctctctctctctctctctctctctctctgttcctAAAATTATGCCTTGTATATTTCAGGGACTAACACATGTTATTATTCCTGGAAGTGAAATTCCGAAATGGTTTAGCCTTGAATGTTAAGGTGataacatacaagtgtcttttGCCGGGTGTGATAAGCTAATGGGAATTGCGTTGAGTGTTGGTTTTGTACCCAATGGATCACGTCAATATTATAGTGATTGGCAACTTTCATGTTCTTTTCATGTCAATGGATTTAAAATTGCATATTTCGTACAATCTTATTATCTTACGACAAAATATGGTAAAGTTGAATCACCTCACCTTTGGTTCCTCTATTTGTCCACTCACCATTCCGTCTCCAATTGGGGCAAAATATGTAGTCACATTGATGCCAACGGATTCAGTCAGCTCGAGATTAAAATATTAGTCGACAACGTGGAGGTGGAGAAAATTGGGGTTCATTTGGTATACAAGCAAGACATTGAAGATTCCAATGAAACCATGGCACAGTGCATCAACAACAGCAGCACATTGTATGGGGATTTGGGTGTAATCCATCATGATATTGATAATTCAGACATAGAAAGTAGTAGAAATAAGCAAAGCCATGATGTGGATGATGGAGCTGGATCTAGTGGAGAAGGCTACTCTGATAAGGAACCACAGCCAAAGTGGATTCATAGAGTCCGAGAATTTATGACTGATTCTGAGGATTTGAGTCAAAGGGAAATTTTTGACTTCTTTGCTAGTAAGTTATTGTTGTTCTTCTTACTACTTTACAagtcatcatcatttttttagcaatatatactatcatttttattttcaaatgtaaACTTCAAAGTATTGTGCTAGTAGTACCTTAGCATTTTCTGTTAACACGCAGCAAAATCAGcccaaactcaaaaattaaaatcataccatatcacttttccttttttaggtttttctttttttaattaggttGGAGTAATAGAAATTTTTCTTGTTGTCTTGTTTGGGAACTTTTATTTATTGGAAGTAGAGGATGAAATGTCCAAGAAGCTTGAATCCATTCACGGAGGGAAGAGCAATAGTTATCATGACATTGAAGATTTCAATCAAACTATAACACAGTTAAGCATCAACAGCAGGACACTCTCTGAGGATCTAGGTGATCACTGTCATGATCTTTATAATTTAGCTGCAGAAGGTAGCAGAAATAAGCGAAGCcgtgatgaggaagatgggGCAGGACCTAGTGGAGAAGCCTACTCTAACGACGAACCACATCCAAAGACTTGGAGGATGTATGGCGTACTCTAAACAATGCAGTATTAGGAATGTTTCAACTTCTTTGCCTGTAAGTCATCATCTTTCTTCTTGCTATTACAGTTAAGTCTTGatgttctcttttattttttggggagGGGAGTCCAATGAATTGAAAGTGTGGGTTTTGATTGTCAGGTTTAAATTCGCatgataaaaaatttcaatttgtcATATGTACAAATTAGAGTgtttcttttagatttttacCCCTGTTTTTGTACATATGCTAGCTTTGatagagataaaaaagaaagttcAAAGTATTATGCTAGTTAACATTACCTTTTGGCACTCACATCCCAATCACCACAAGCTCAAAATTAAATTCATCCTGTATcactttttttaaagttttttaatcAGGTTtgaataatacaaaattttcttcttgtcTTGTTGGGGCACTTTTATATATTGGAAGGAGGGGATCCAAGAAACTTGAAACCTATCACAGTGGTAAGAGGGAAGGTTACAAGAGAAACGTTGAAGAATTAGTCAAGGAGGGTCCCTCCTCTCAAACTTACCTTGGCACTCACTAAACTGGTCAACAATCAACTGAGGGTTCCTTTTTGTTGCATGTGccagtgtgtgtatatatgtgtggctttgtttaattggttttaTAGAGTTTAAGCTGTGGCATCAGTGTAGAGAAATTAAAGATTCTCTCGTCCCATgcttttgtgttattttgtaaTCTCCTATTTTCTTAGTGAAATTTTCTGTTAGACACCTTTCGTGGATGTAGGCCTAAAGCCGAACCACGCAAACCTTTGTGTTCTATGTGTGATTgtcttttctatttctattttgcatAACATACTGTTATTTTGTTACacacaacaaataaaataagctaCTATTTGTTTGTTACACATAACAAATAAGCATAAATGCTTCCACTAACTCAACAGTTAGTGATTAGAGCAATGTCTGCTTATGAACTGAATTTGCTTTGTTGTAATGATTGAGTGCCCTGTTGGGCTTGGAAAATGTGGTTGCAAATGTAGCTGTTTGTACTTTGGTAGCAGAGAGGAGAGGTTGTTTGAGTCTTGTTTTTGCTGGGCTGTTATTTGTGTCCAGCTTTGTTTGAAGTTTTTTCTTCtagttttttgataaataaaaattaattatttaaaaaaatctccTGAGGTTTGTTGTATTAATATATTTCTCTTGGACTTGGTTCCGCTAGTGACAAACAAAATGCCCAAGAACCTTTAGTGATAGGATGTTACATTTTTTGTCATCTTGAAGTTGTGAAAGCAGCAGAAGAAATCAAGCCACTTGATAGTATTATTATCTTCAAGAGCAATGAGTAACTTGATCATCCTAAGCAGCCATCTAAACCACCTTCCAAACAAGCTCTATTGCTGCATTTCACACAGCCTCATCAATTACTCAACTGTGCTCTTAGCATATTCCTATTTCTATTCCTATTCCTCTTCCTCCTCTACtctcatttcttctttcttgaatGTCTTTCTAGCTAGAAACAAACTCAGTCTTTCTCTAATGTCTCTTTAATGCGCCTTTGCCTGCTGTAAGAATCTTTTGCCATTCTCAATAATTCATTCAAAAATTTTTAAGGACTTgttaattttgaattaattagattagtCAAACTAGGTTGTATTTCTAATACCCCTacactattttctttctttctatgttTGAATAGAGAAAAAAGTCTGCAGAAGAAATTATCAATTCCATTTTGTTCAAGTTATT
This genomic window contains:
- the LOC115967896 gene encoding TMV resistance protein N-like isoform X3, with the protein product MALVDIETDSSSFPSSSSAAARRKYDVFLSFRGEDTRYKFMGHLYEALIQKGIFTFKDDENLERGKPISPDLFKAIEESRFAVVLLSENYASSTWCLDELAKIICCKNETGMTVLPVFHYVEPSDVRKQMGTFALAFAKHEEKENKERVEKWRDALTQVGSLRGWHLKDYWSEIENIKDIVGWISLHLKYDALPYIAKDLVGINSRMEELEARLALGSNDVRFIGIWGMGGMGKTTLARVVYYMVSIKFEACSFIEDVREKSERDGLVGLQQKLISDILKEKDLKISDKYDGVINIKNRLCCKRILLVLDDVDKLDQLKFLVGEHDWFGPGSRIIITTRDEHVLKTHEVNEIYEVDGLNGEHALQLFSSKAFKGKHVQDDYLELSNHFLKYARGLPLALEVLGSFLIGKSIAEWKSALERLKQFPERIIFQVLKISFDGLHDTEKEIFLHIACFFNHRRKDSVVEVLDSLGLYAVIGLKELINKSLLKIDSANDLWMHDLLEEMGKNIVFQECPNDCGRRSRLWNNEDIENVLKKNQGTEAVQAMSMGSIFLEEQGGTWNPDAFLKMYNLRFLEVYQTVYVPTHLPGDLRILDWVGYPSKSLPSSFQSDKLVRLCLQESHIEKLWIGIKNFDKLKFIDLSFSLNLIISPELTGVPNLEILNLHNCQSLRELHPSVAFLKKLVVLDLARCTNLSCLPRNFEMDSLITLDLYYCSMLKKIPESVGNMECLQSLNLNCTPIMELPSSVGSLIGLTSLDLNGCKNLVCLPSTICSLNSLECLDLHGCSNIDNLPENLGNLKGLKFLHLSGTAIEGLPSSIERLTSLTSLTLKDCKNLVCLSSTICSLNSLECLHLCGCSNIDNLPENLGNLEGLKFLDLSGTSIKELPSSFKRLTSLTSLTLLNCKKLVCLPNIFCGFELYGSLNLSTCSGFKNFPENLWMIEDLKNLDLSGTAIEGLPSSIECLTSLTSLTLKNCKNLVCLPSTICSLNSLEYIDLCGCSNIDNLPENLGNLEGLKFLDLSGTSIKELPSSIERLTSLTSLTLLNCKKLVCLPNTTCGFKLYGALNLSTCSGFKNLPENLWMIEDLEKLNLSGTAIEGLPSSIERLTSLTILTLRYCTNLVHLLSTICSLKLLNSLDLYGCLKFVNFPKNIGNMKGLEVLNLCWTAIKEVPSSIVLLKNLKHLHIRGWTLSEFYSQPASSLESMGPLWTSLFSLPTSPDTERILLPSFLYYSLPTSSNSVGLLLPSLSGLRSLTYLRISDCDLWSIPNDIGCLFSLEILNLSGNNFVSLPESMSQLYNLQRLYLEGCKRLQSLENVPSTINFVIANDCISLERLPELQFYPFRSDHSHLNFQCLNCFKLVDYIQSGGNMFKGLTHVIIPGSEIPKWFSLEC